Proteins co-encoded in one Neodiprion lecontei isolate iyNeoLeco1 chromosome 3, iyNeoLeco1.1, whole genome shotgun sequence genomic window:
- the LOC107223868 gene encoding chymotrypsin-1, with the protein MGVQLPFFLLVLVAGVSTSAIHDPETRIVGGAEAVLSEFPWQVSLRRLLGRHFCGGALISTTKVLTAAHCVDSRTADEVNVVTGTISLARGGQYHGVTHIVYHENYVEGSEYSWRYDIAILTLATEATVSETQYPVNIGTTQIAGNTSAITSGWGRTVYPGVALPTILQKFNLTVLSNEDCQDYHTLTIYDDHICAMSEYGQGVCSGDSGGALVVDGAVVGITSWVRPCGIGYPDVYTRVSSYADWIEAHINDA; encoded by the exons ATGGGTGTTCAGCTGCCGTTCTTCCTGCTCGTCCTGGTTGCCGGAGTCTCGACATCCGCAATCCATG ATCCCGAAACCAGGATCGTCGGTGGCGCGGAGGCAGTGCTCAGCGAATTTCCGTGGCAAGTTTCCCTGCGACGGCTGTTGGGTCGTCATTTCTGTGGAGGAGCTTTGATATCGACGACCAAG GTACTGACCGCCGCTCACTGCGTCGATTCCCGAACGGCCGATGAAGTGAACGTCGTCACGGGGACGATCAGCCTGGCTCGGGGCGGCCAATACCACGGAGTTACCCACATCGTCTACCACGAGAACTACGTCGAGGGTTCGGAATACTCCTGGCGATACGACATAGCGATTCTCACG CTGGCCACTGAAGCGACGGTTTCCGAGACCCAGTACCCGGTGAACATCGGGACGACGCAAATCGCCGGAAACACCTCGGCTATCACCAGCGGATGGGGAAGGACGGTTTATCCCGGAGTCGCACTTCCGACGATCCTCCAAAAGTTCAACCTCACCGTTCTATCCAACGAGGATTGCCAGGATTATCACACTCTGACGATATACGACGACCACATCTGCGCCATGTCCGAGTACGGTCAAGGCGTCTGCAGT GGTGACAGCGGTGGCGCTCTGGTCGTTGACGGAGCCGTCGTCGGCATAACTTCCTGGGTGAGACCCTGCGGCATCGGATATCCCGACGTTTACACGAGGGTTTCGTCCTACGCCGACTGGATCGAGGCGCACATAAACGACGCGTGA
- the LOC124293654 gene encoding chymotrypsin-1-like, whose product MRPSPMYLVPLLFLGVLFSTTVNGAAVPDGRVVGGEAASVSELPWQVSLRRNLGQHFCGGSLISTTKVLTAAHCVDSYDATDVHVVTGSLSLAEGGEYHAVSKIVYHENYLDGSVYSWQYDVAILTLATPAEISETQAPIAVSTTIIPGDTPAVASGWGIFLYPSYALPTALQRFNLTVLSNSDCQNYHTLTIYDSHICAMSEYGQGVCSGDSGGPLVVDGEVVGIASWVMPCGIGYPDVYTRVASYADWIEENTADDEG is encoded by the exons ATGCGTCCATCGCCAATGTACCTGGTGCCGCTTCTCTTCCTCGGAGTTTTATTCTCCACCACCGTCAATG GAGCCGCAGTGCCTGACGGAAGAGTCGTCGGTGGTGAGGCAGCATCCGTCAGCGAGTTGCCCTGGCAGGTTTCCCTGCGGAGGAATCTCGGGCAGCACTTCTGCGGCGGATCCTTAATATCGACGACCAAG GTGCTGACGGCGGCTCATTGCGTCGATTCTTACGACGCTACCGATGTCCACGTTGTAACCGGCAGTCTTAGCCTGGCGGAAGGTGGCGAGTATCACGCGGTCTCGAAgatcgtttaccacgagaactACCTCGATGGATCGGTCTACTCTTGGCAGTACGACGTGGCCATTCTAACG CTCGCCACTCCGGCGGAAATCTCCGAGACTCAGGCCCCGATCGCCGTCAGCACGACGATCATACCGGGCGATACGCCGGCCGTAGCAAGCGGATGGGGAATCTTCCTCTACCCGTCTTACGCGCTTCCAACCGCTCTGCAGAGGTTCAATTTGACGGTGCTTTCCAACTCGGACTGCCAGAACTATCACACCTTGACTATATACGACAGCCACATTTGCGCGATGTCGGAATACGGCCAGGGCGTCTGCAGC GGTGACAGCGGCGGCCCCCTTGTCGTTGACGGCGAGGTAGTCGGCATCGCGTCGTGGGTTATGCCATGTGGAATCGGATACCCGGACGTCTACACCAGGGTCGCCTCTTACGCCGATTGGATTGAAGAAAACACCGCTGACGACGAGGGCTAg
- the LOC107223876 gene encoding cAMP-dependent protein kinase catalytic subunit PRKX, which translates to MPVARCIPAGRSSCWTAPEVLQSASCASNSAEAELADYMVQKFGEDKRDAMSGEACTSEDESSQDDQVQYDVDDLEMVKTIGTGTFGRVVLCRHQGRPLALKVLAMVDVIRLKQVEHVRNEISVLKEVKHPFVVNMLWSGRDEARVYMVLEFVAGGELFSYLRSAGRFPGPTSCFYAAEIVCALEYLHAKHIVYRDLKPENLLLDGQGHLKITDFGFSKKLTDRTWTLCGTPEYLAPEIIQSKGHNKAVDWWALGVLIYEMLAGFPPFFDDNPFGIYEKILGGRIEWPKHMDPIAKDLVKKLLVADRTKRLGNMRQGAEDVKRHRWFKLVEWPLVPKRALQPPIRPRIKTPCDPSCFDDYPETDWRSQPPLPPDQLALFQDF; encoded by the exons ATGCCAGTCGCCCGGTGCATTCCCGCAGGACGATCGTCCTGCTGGACGGCCCCCGAGGTCCTGCAGTCCGCGTCCTGCGCCTCGAACAGCGCCGAGGCCGAGCTGGCCGATTACATGGTACAGAAATTCGGGGAGGATAAACGGGACGCCATGTCCGGCGAGGCCTGCACCTCCGAGGACGAAAGCTCCCAGGACGACCAAGTGCAGTACGACGTCGACGACCTGGAGATGGTCAAGACGATCG GCACCGGGACCTTCGGACGAGTTGTGCTGTGCAGACATCAGGGAAGACCGCTGGCCCTGAAGGTACTGGCAATGGTGGACGTTATCAGACTGAAGCAGGTCGAGCACGTCAGGAACGAAATCTCGGTGTTAAAGGAGGTGAAACACCCGTTCGTGGTGAACAT GCTCTGGAGCGGAAGGGACGAGGCGAGGGTCTACATGGTCCTGGAGTTCGTTGCCGGGGGTGAGCTTTTCTCGTACCTGAGATCGGCGGGCCGGTTTCCAGGACCGACGAGTTGCTTCTACGCGGCGGAGATAGTCTGCGCCCTGGAGTACCTCCACGCGAAGCACATCGTCTACAGGGACCTGAAGCCGGAGAATCTGCTGCTGGACGGGCAGGGTCATCTCAAGATCACGGACTTCGGGTTCTCGAAGAAGCTGACGGACAG GACGTGGACGCTCTGCGGAACCCCGGAGTACCTCGCCCCTGAGATAATCCAGAGCAAGGGACACAACAAGGCCGTTGACTGGTGGGCCCTCGGTGTTCTGATATACGAAATGCTCGCTGGGTTCCCGCCCTTCTTCGACGACAACCCTTTCGGTATTTACGAGAAGATACTCGGCGGCCGCATCGAGTGGCCCAAGCACATGGACCCCATAGCCAAGGACCTCGTCAAGAAGCTACTCGTAGCCGACAGGACCAAGAGGCTCGGTAACATGCGACAGGGCGCCGAAGACGTCAAGCGACATCGCTGGTTCAAGCTCGTCGAGTGGCCACTG GTGCCGAAGCGGGCCCTCCAGCCACCGATAAGGCCCAGAATCAAGACCCCCTGCGATCCAAGCTGTTTCGACGACTATCCGGAAACGGACTGGCGATCACAGCCTCCCTTGCCCCCGGATCAGCTGGCCTTGTTTCAAGATTTTTGA